A portion of the Macaca mulatta isolate MMU2019108-1 chromosome 4, T2T-MMU8v2.0, whole genome shotgun sequence genome contains these proteins:
- the LOC144340483 gene encoding ubiquitin-conjugating enzyme E2 C-like isoform X3 yields the protein MASQNRDPAATSVTTSRKGAEPSGGAARGPVGKRLQQELMTLMMSVYEDLRYKRSLKFPSGYPYNASTVKFLTPCYHPNVDTQGNICLDILKDKWSALYDVRTILLSIQSLLGEPNIDSPLNTHAAELWKNPTAFKKYLQETYSKQVTSQEP from the exons ATGGCTTCCCAAAACCGCGACCCGGCAGCCACTAGCGTCACCACCTCCCGTAAAGGAGCCGAGCCGAGCGGAGGCGCCGCCCGGGGTCCCGTGGGCAAAAGGCTACAGCAGGAGCTGATGACCCTCATGATGTCTG TATATGAAGACCTGAGGTATAAGCGCTCACTGAAGTTCCCCAGTGGCTACCCTTACAATGCGTCCACGGTGAAATTCCTTACACCCTGCTACCACCCCAACGTGGACACCCAGGGTAACATATGCCTGGACATCCTGAAGGACAAGTGGTCTGCCCTATATGACGTCAGGACCATTCTGCTCTCCATCCAGAGCCTTCTAGGAGAACCCAACATTGATAGTCCCTTGAACACACATGCTGCTGAGCTCTGGAAAAACCCCACAGCTTTTAAGAAGTACCTGCAAGAAACCTACTCAAAGCAGGTCACCAGCCAGGAGCCCTGA
- the LOC144340483 gene encoding ubiquitin-conjugating enzyme E2 C-like isoform X2 — MASQNRDPAATSVTTSRKGAEPSGGAARGPVGKRLQQELMTLMMSGDKGISAFPESDNLFKWVGTIHGAAGTVYEDLRYKRSLKFPSGYPYNASTDKWSALYDVRTILLSIQSLLGEPNIDSPLNTHAAELWKNPTAFKKYLQETYSKQVTSQEP; from the exons ATGGCTTCCCAAAACCGCGACCCGGCAGCCACTAGCGTCACCACCTCCCGTAAAGGAGCCGAGCCGAGCGGAGGCGCCGCCCGGGGTCCCGTGGGCAAAAGGCTACAGCAGGAGCTGATGACCCTCATGATGTCTGGCGATAAAGGGATTTCTGCCTTCCCTGAATCAGACAACCTTTTCAAATGGGTAGGGACCATCCATGGAGCAGCTGGAACAGTATATGAAGACCTGAGGTATAAGCGCTCACTGAAGTTCCCCAGTGGCTACCCTTACAATGCGTCCACG GACAAGTGGTCTGCCCTATATGACGTCAGGACCATTCTGCTCTCCATCCAGAGCCTTCTAGGAGAACCCAACATTGATAGTCCCTTGAACACACATGCTGCTGAGCTCTGGAAAAACCCCACAGCTTTTAAGAAGTACCTGCAAGAAACCTACTCAAAGCAGGTCACCAGCCAGGAGCCCTGA
- the LOC144340483 gene encoding ubiquitin-conjugating enzyme E2 C-like isoform X1, whose translation MASQNRDPAATSVTTSRKGAEPSGGAARGPVGKRLQQELMTLMMSGDKGISAFPESDNLFKWVGTIHGAAGTVYEDLRYKRSLKFPSGYPYNASTVKFLTPCYHPNVDTQGNICLDILKDKWSALYDVRTILLSIQSLLGEPNIDSPLNTHAAELWKNPTAFKKYLQETYSKQVTSQEP comes from the coding sequence ATGGCTTCCCAAAACCGCGACCCGGCAGCCACTAGCGTCACCACCTCCCGTAAAGGAGCCGAGCCGAGCGGAGGCGCCGCCCGGGGTCCCGTGGGCAAAAGGCTACAGCAGGAGCTGATGACCCTCATGATGTCTGGCGATAAAGGGATTTCTGCCTTCCCTGAATCAGACAACCTTTTCAAATGGGTAGGGACCATCCATGGAGCAGCTGGAACAGTATATGAAGACCTGAGGTATAAGCGCTCACTGAAGTTCCCCAGTGGCTACCCTTACAATGCGTCCACGGTGAAATTCCTTACACCCTGCTACCACCCCAACGTGGACACCCAGGGTAACATATGCCTGGACATCCTGAAGGACAAGTGGTCTGCCCTATATGACGTCAGGACCATTCTGCTCTCCATCCAGAGCCTTCTAGGAGAACCCAACATTGATAGTCCCTTGAACACACATGCTGCTGAGCTCTGGAAAAACCCCACAGCTTTTAAGAAGTACCTGCAAGAAACCTACTCAAAGCAGGTCACCAGCCAGGAGCCCTGA
- the LOC144340483 gene encoding ubiquitin-conjugating enzyme E2 C-like isoform X4, translating into MASQNRDPAATSVTTSRKGAEPSGGAARGPVGKRLQQELMTLMMSGDKGISGNICLDILKDKWSALYDVRTILLSIQSLLGEPNIDSPLNTHAAELWKNPTAFKKYLQETYSKQVTSQEP; encoded by the exons ATGGCTTCCCAAAACCGCGACCCGGCAGCCACTAGCGTCACCACCTCCCGTAAAGGAGCCGAGCCGAGCGGAGGCGCCGCCCGGGGTCCCGTGGGCAAAAGGCTACAGCAGGAGCTGATGACCCTCATGATGTCTGGCGATAAAGGGATTTCT GGTAACATATGCCTGGACATCCTGAAGGACAAGTGGTCTGCCCTATATGACGTCAGGACCATTCTGCTCTCCATCCAGAGCCTTCTAGGAGAACCCAACATTGATAGTCCCTTGAACACACATGCTGCTGAGCTCTGGAAAAACCCCACAGCTTTTAAGAAGTACCTGCAAGAAACCTACTCAAAGCAGGTCACCAGCCAGGAGCCCTGA
- the LOC144340483 gene encoding ubiquitin-conjugating enzyme E2 C-like isoform X5, which yields MASQNRDPAATSVTTSRKGAEPSGGAARGPVGKRLQQELMTLMMSGDKGISAFPESDNLFKWVGTIHGAAGTNPTLIVP from the exons ATGGCTTCCCAAAACCGCGACCCGGCAGCCACTAGCGTCACCACCTCCCGTAAAGGAGCCGAGCCGAGCGGAGGCGCCGCCCGGGGTCCCGTGGGCAAAAGGCTACAGCAGGAGCTGATGACCCTCATGATGTCTGGCGATAAAGGGATTTCTGCCTTCCCTGAATCAGACAACCTTTTCAAATGGGTAGGGACCATCCATGGAGCAGCTGGAACA AACCCAACATTGATAGTCCCTTGA